The following coding sequences lie in one Bacillales bacterium genomic window:
- a CDS encoding MmgE/PrpD family protein gives MITSQLVKHVIETKMERLPPETIAEAKRSLLNWAGAAIGASKHPSMEKVLKVATLINGEKQATVLGRKERTDVLFAALLNGMSSHIFDFDDTFLDTILHPSAPVFPAILAYAEHYQKSGKDVLEAFIVGCEVEQRLAQALYPSHYWRGWHITGTAGTIGAAAAVAKLQGLDEERFTYAIGLAATEPTGLREMFGTMTKPYHPGKAAMNGLMAALLAESGFTTSKQPLEAPRGYYAVLTDETKLERLTDGWGESWEILNNSYKPFASGVVTHPSIDAAIQLQQNYDLKADDVQSIHLLAHPLVKELTGKKQPETGLEGKFSVYHCVACGFLDGKAGVSQFTDERVKDRDIVTLRDKVEVDISEAIHEDQVRIQVTMKNGDVHERFIEHAIGSVNAPMTNAQLEQKFVDVTATIIDEKRKAALIKLIDDFDSLHDLSSFFQLCVPGDEMTGDETD, from the coding sequence ATGATCACGTCACAGTTAGTGAAACACGTAATCGAGACAAAAATGGAAAGGTTGCCGCCGGAGACGATTGCTGAGGCGAAAAGAAGTTTGCTCAATTGGGCAGGGGCAGCGATTGGTGCATCGAAGCATCCGTCGATGGAAAAAGTGTTGAAAGTTGCAACGCTCATCAACGGTGAAAAGCAGGCGACGGTGTTAGGGAGAAAAGAGCGGACGGATGTTTTGTTTGCGGCTCTGCTGAACGGGATGTCTTCTCATATCTTCGACTTCGATGATACGTTCCTTGATACGATCCTTCATCCGTCGGCTCCGGTGTTTCCGGCAATTCTTGCTTACGCTGAGCACTATCAAAAAAGCGGGAAAGACGTATTGGAAGCGTTTATCGTCGGCTGTGAGGTCGAACAGAGGCTCGCGCAAGCGCTTTATCCGTCTCATTACTGGCGCGGCTGGCACATCACAGGAACGGCCGGGACGATCGGGGCGGCAGCGGCGGTGGCGAAGCTGCAAGGATTAGATGAAGAACGGTTTACTTACGCGATCGGGTTGGCGGCGACGGAGCCGACAGGATTACGGGAAATGTTTGGAACGATGACAAAGCCGTACCATCCAGGGAAAGCGGCGATGAACGGTCTGATGGCGGCGCTGCTCGCCGAATCCGGATTTACGACCTCTAAACAACCGCTTGAGGCGCCGCGCGGCTATTATGCCGTGTTGACCGATGAGACGAAATTAGAGCGGTTGACGGACGGCTGGGGAGAATCTTGGGAGATTCTAAACAACAGCTACAAACCGTTTGCAAGCGGGGTTGTCACGCATCCATCCATCGATGCGGCGATCCAGCTTCAGCAAAACTACGATCTGAAAGCTGACGACGTCCAGTCGATTCACCTTTTGGCTCACCCGCTTGTAAAAGAATTAACTGGAAAAAAGCAGCCCGAGACCGGATTGGAAGGGAAGTTCAGTGTTTATCATTGCGTGGCTTGCGGATTTCTTGACGGCAAGGCCGGCGTGTCGCAGTTTACCGATGAACGTGTGAAAGATCGCGATATCGTGACGCTAAGAGATAAGGTCGAGGTAGACATTAGTGAGGCCATACACGAAGACCAAGTTCGCATTCAAGTGACGATGAAAAACGGAGACGTCCATGAAAGGTTTATCGAACATGCAATCGGGAGTGTGAATGCGCCGATGACGAACGCGCAGCTGGAACAGAAATTCGTCGATGTCACGGCAACGATCATCGATGAGAAACGGAAAGCTGCGCTGATCAAACTCATTGACGATTTTGATTCGTTGCATGACTTGAGTTCGTTTTTTCAATTATGTGTTCCTGGTGATGAGATGACGGGAGATGAAACCGATTGA
- a CDS encoding DctP family TRAP transporter solute-binding subunit: protein MSHFKKSFALVLAVIMMFALAACGGGSDSSSGDKGSGDGSSSGGEGIQEMTIKISHVVAENTPKNKGAEAMAKYIEEHSDGKIKVQVYPNSSLFGDKDEVENLIANNVQFIIPDLSKMVGKNPAFNVPSLPFLFANNEEAYKFWDGEKGQEVLHSLEDQGIIGLKMWPNGPKQLTNSKHPVTKPDDLKGMKLRVQGGQVLAAIFENLGAGATTIPFSELYTALQQGTVDGEVNTFSNIDTKKLDDVQKYMTTNWGAARVDYALFTNTKFWSSLNDATKEVIQGGIDEGTKVARSSAEELNAQGLKNLQERGKIEIHELTDEERQAFQDALQPIYEQFADEIGQDVIDAAKAAAGK from the coding sequence ATGAGTCATTTCAAGAAAAGCTTTGCGTTGGTTTTAGCAGTCATCATGATGTTTGCCCTGGCTGCATGCGGAGGCGGTTCGGACAGTTCTTCAGGGGATAAAGGATCGGGCGATGGATCATCTTCCGGAGGCGAGGGCATCCAAGAGATGACGATCAAAATCTCGCACGTAGTCGCGGAAAACACGCCGAAAAACAAAGGCGCAGAAGCGATGGCGAAGTATATCGAAGAGCATTCCGACGGCAAGATCAAAGTTCAAGTGTATCCGAACAGCTCGCTTTTTGGTGATAAAGACGAAGTTGAGAACTTGATTGCCAACAACGTTCAGTTTATTATTCCTGACCTTTCGAAAATGGTTGGCAAAAACCCGGCATTTAACGTACCTTCGCTTCCGTTCTTGTTCGCGAACAACGAAGAAGCGTATAAATTCTGGGACGGTGAAAAAGGCCAAGAAGTGTTGCACAGCTTGGAAGACCAAGGCATCATCGGTTTGAAAATGTGGCCGAACGGACCGAAACAATTGACGAACTCGAAGCATCCGGTGACGAAGCCTGACGACTTGAAGGGGATGAAGCTTCGTGTACAAGGCGGCCAAGTACTCGCTGCCATCTTTGAGAATCTCGGCGCCGGCGCCACGACGATTCCGTTCTCCGAGCTATACACGGCGTTGCAGCAAGGCACGGTAGACGGTGAAGTCAACACGTTTAGCAACATCGACACGAAGAAACTCGACGACGTACAAAAGTATATGACGACGAACTGGGGGGCAGCCCGCGTCGACTACGCTTTGTTTACAAACACGAAGTTCTGGAGCAGCTTGAATGACGCAACGAAAGAAGTCATCCAAGGCGGTATTGATGAAGGCACGAAAGTCGCCCGATCTTCCGCGGAAGAATTGAACGCTCAAGGCTTGAAAAACTTGCAAGAGCGCGGCAAGATCGAAATTCACGAGTTGACCGACGAGGAGCGTCAAGCCTTCCAAGACGCACTTCAACCGATTTACGAACAGTTCGCCGATGAAATTGGGCAAGACGTCATCGACGCAGCAAAAGCAGCAGCTGGAAAATAA
- a CDS encoding AEC family transporter: MTVIWTIFTTVILPLFILVAVGVLLHRLFDLDNRTLSKLNLYYLVPALIFAKVYEAELSADLFLHVIAFLLLQFVALLLVSQAFGRIFHYDKPFLASFTNSIVLTNNGNFGIPVNQLAFRNDPYALAVQIVVLAFQNFLTFTFGLFNAGVSSKGLKEGIAEFFKIPIFYALVIGVAFNVTHVQLPNYVWEPISQAADGFIALALVTLGVQVATLRFKKHLLPIAFSSFIRLIVGPAFGLLFIFVLGLDGLMAKALLIAAALPTSRNSAILALEYGNESEYAAQAVIVSTLCSGVTITLVIYVANLLF; encoded by the coding sequence ATGACAGTCATTTGGACGATTTTTACAACGGTCATTTTGCCTTTATTTATTCTCGTTGCGGTAGGGGTTTTGTTGCATCGTCTTTTCGATTTGGACAACCGCACGTTGTCGAAACTGAATTTGTATTACCTCGTGCCGGCGTTGATTTTTGCCAAAGTGTACGAAGCGGAGCTTTCCGCTGACTTGTTTCTTCATGTCATTGCCTTTTTGCTTTTGCAATTTGTTGCGCTGCTGCTCGTATCCCAAGCGTTCGGAAGGATTTTTCATTACGACAAACCGTTTCTGGCCAGCTTTACGAACAGCATTGTTTTGACGAACAATGGGAATTTCGGCATCCCGGTCAATCAGCTCGCCTTTCGCAACGATCCGTATGCGCTTGCGGTGCAGATCGTCGTGTTAGCCTTTCAAAATTTTTTAACTTTTACGTTTGGCTTATTCAACGCCGGCGTGTCGAGTAAAGGATTGAAAGAGGGGATCGCTGAATTTTTTAAAATTCCAATCTTCTATGCGCTTGTTATCGGTGTGGCGTTCAATGTTACCCATGTCCAACTACCGAATTATGTATGGGAACCGATTTCTCAAGCGGCTGACGGCTTTATCGCGCTTGCGCTCGTTACGCTCGGCGTTCAAGTGGCAACGTTGCGGTTCAAGAAACATTTGTTGCCGATCGCCTTCAGCAGTTTCATTCGTCTCATCGTCGGTCCCGCCTTCGGTTTATTGTTTATTTTTGTTCTCGGATTGGACGGGCTGATGGCGAAAGCGCTGCTGATTGCTGCGGCATTACCGACTTCAAGAAACAGTGCAATCCTTGCGTTGGAATACGGAAATGAATCTGAATATGCGGCACAGGCGGTCATCGTATCAACTTTGTGCAGCGGTGTTACGATTACACTCGTTATATACGTTGCGAATTTGCTCTTTTGA
- a CDS encoding DJ-1/PfpI family protein, whose amino-acid sequence MNSKRWSVGIFLFDDVEVLDFAGPFEVFSITTWNDGSQPFLVETVSEKGNLIRARNGLKVQPDYSFASMPSFDVLVIPGGYGAREREINNPIVIQWISKQMQSVQIMASVCTGALLLAKAGLLDGRKATTHWASLDRLETEFPSVLVQRDVKFVDEGSIITSGGISAGIHMSFHLVKKWLGEEAARRTAKRMAFDIVI is encoded by the coding sequence GTGAACAGCAAACGATGGAGCGTTGGCATCTTTCTGTTTGACGATGTGGAAGTGTTGGATTTTGCCGGGCCGTTTGAAGTTTTCTCGATTACGACGTGGAATGACGGAAGCCAACCTTTTCTCGTTGAGACCGTATCGGAAAAAGGAAACCTCATACGCGCGCGGAACGGATTGAAAGTCCAGCCGGATTACAGTTTTGCATCGATGCCGTCCTTCGATGTGTTGGTCATTCCCGGAGGATATGGTGCAAGAGAACGAGAAATAAACAATCCGATTGTGATCCAGTGGATTTCTAAGCAAATGCAATCAGTGCAAATCATGGCTTCAGTATGCACGGGGGCGCTGCTGTTGGCGAAAGCCGGGTTGCTTGACGGGAGAAAGGCAACGACTCACTGGGCGAGTCTTGATCGGTTGGAAACCGAATTTCCGAGCGTTTTGGTACAAAGAGACGTGAAGTTCGTGGACGAAGGTTCGATCATCACATCGGGAGGCATCTCAGCCGGTATCCATATGTCGTTTCATCTCGTAAAAAAATGGCTTGGGGAGGAGGCGGCGCGGCGAACTGCTAAACGCATGGCGTTCGATATTGTCATTTAA
- a CDS encoding TRAP transporter small permease codes for MKALKWLEKVEEYAAFVFFSAAILVSLYGVAMRYVFNNPQFGLLEIVEILMPWAIFIGFGRALKENHHIAVDVVYDMFPFNVKRVVAVIANLCGAFYSFFLSVTGMQMLLIAKENAFVSTALKIPLWIPYIVLPISMFLLGIYFLLKTYKAVIGDKDEVEGVLHQEHDSYVSDKQGGQL; via the coding sequence TTGAAAGCGCTTAAATGGTTGGAGAAAGTTGAAGAATATGCGGCATTCGTCTTTTTCAGCGCTGCGATCCTTGTCAGTTTGTATGGAGTTGCTATGCGCTACGTGTTCAACAATCCGCAGTTCGGGCTTCTAGAAATCGTCGAAATTCTTATGCCCTGGGCAATTTTTATCGGATTTGGACGCGCTTTGAAGGAAAACCACCATATTGCCGTCGACGTCGTATATGATATGTTTCCGTTCAATGTAAAAAGAGTTGTTGCGGTCATCGCAAATTTGTGTGGAGCGTTTTACAGCTTCTTTCTTTCAGTCACCGGGATGCAGATGCTGCTCATCGCCAAGGAAAACGCATTTGTTTCCACTGCGCTGAAGATTCCGCTTTGGATCCCTTACATCGTATTGCCCATTTCCATGTTCTTGCTCGGCATTTATTTTCTTCTAAAAACGTACAAGGCAGTTATCGGCGACAAAGATGAAGTCGAAGGCGTGCTGCATCAAGAACATGACAGCTATGTTTCGGACAAGCAAGGGGGACAACTGTAA
- a CDS encoding CoA ester lyase yields the protein MKPARSYLFVPAKKRKMMEKAVSTAADCVIFDLEDAVAYSEKEEARSLVQELLPVLADRKPIFVRMNDVSTPYWREDVASSVKGGAQGIVVPKAERKDGVQQVCDFIREVAENDAQANCEVIPLVESAKGVQFCYDIASADPLVSRIAFGSIDFSFDVGCELSEGGEELLFARSSIVIASRAAEIGPPIDAVYPNLQNNEGLRDETNAAKRLGFKGKLIIHPKQLDTVHEVFSPGVNELREAEQIVQAFEDAERKGLASISVNGRLVDYPVYKKAKERLDS from the coding sequence ATGAAACCAGCAAGATCGTATTTGTTTGTGCCGGCGAAAAAGAGAAAAATGATGGAGAAAGCCGTTTCGACTGCGGCAGACTGCGTGATTTTCGATTTGGAGGATGCGGTCGCGTATTCGGAAAAAGAGGAAGCCAGAAGTCTCGTTCAAGAGCTGCTGCCGGTGCTTGCGGACCGCAAACCGATCTTCGTTCGCATGAATGATGTCTCCACTCCGTATTGGAGGGAAGATGTCGCCAGTTCCGTAAAAGGCGGGGCTCAGGGCATCGTCGTTCCGAAAGCAGAAAGGAAAGACGGCGTTCAGCAAGTGTGCGACTTCATTCGCGAAGTGGCGGAAAACGATGCACAAGCGAACTGCGAGGTGATCCCGCTCGTTGAATCCGCCAAAGGCGTGCAGTTTTGTTACGATATCGCGTCCGCCGATCCGCTCGTCAGCCGTATCGCATTCGGATCGATCGATTTTTCGTTCGATGTCGGATGCGAATTATCCGAAGGGGGGGAAGAACTGTTATTCGCCCGTTCAAGCATCGTGATTGCCTCGCGGGCCGCAGAAATCGGTCCGCCCATCGATGCGGTCTACCCAAACTTGCAAAATAACGAAGGTCTTCGCGATGAAACGAATGCTGCCAAGCGGCTCGGTTTTAAGGGAAAGCTTATTATCCATCCAAAGCAATTGGATACCGTTCATGAGGTGTTTTCACCGGGGGTGAATGAATTGCGCGAGGCGGAACAAATCGTTCAAGCATTTGAGGACGCCGAGCGGAAAGGTCTCGCTTCGATCAGCGTGAACGGTCGGCTCGTGGACTATCCCGTTTATAAGAAAGCAAAAGAAAGGCTCGACAGCTGA
- a CDS encoding tartrate dehydrogenase, with protein sequence MKKFDIAVIPGDGIGKEVVPEALKVLDAISEVHGGLSFQYTEFPWSCEYYAEHGEMMPKDGIDTLSSFDGIFLGAVGDPCIVPDHISLWGLLINIRRSFEQSINIRPAKFMSGLRSPLVNPNDFDLIVVRENSEGEYSEVGGRIHRGEDELAVQNAIFTRKASERAIRYAFELAKERRGHVTSATKSNGIVHSMPFWDEVFKDVKGDYPDVETASYHIDALAAFFVTRPQVFDVIVASNLFGDILTDIGGAIMGSIGIAPAANINVNGKYPSMFEPVHGSAPDIYGQGIANPIGQIWTAKMMLDHFGEAELGNHLLNVIEQVLEKGVKTKDIGGNATTKEVTQAICEEIKAL encoded by the coding sequence ATGAAAAAATTTGACATCGCCGTGATTCCCGGAGACGGAATTGGAAAAGAAGTCGTGCCTGAGGCACTTAAAGTGTTGGACGCGATTTCGGAAGTACATGGGGGACTATCTTTTCAGTACACAGAGTTTCCGTGGAGCTGCGAGTATTATGCGGAACACGGGGAAATGATGCCGAAAGACGGGATTGACACGCTTTCCAGTTTCGACGGCATATTCCTTGGTGCTGTTGGTGATCCATGCATCGTTCCGGATCACATTTCCTTATGGGGATTGCTTATTAACATACGCCGTTCCTTCGAACAATCGATCAACATTCGTCCGGCGAAATTCATGAGTGGTTTGCGTTCACCGCTTGTCAATCCGAACGATTTTGATTTAATTGTCGTCAGGGAGAACAGTGAAGGCGAATACAGCGAGGTTGGCGGACGCATCCATCGCGGGGAAGATGAATTGGCGGTGCAAAATGCAATCTTCACGCGCAAAGCATCGGAAAGAGCGATTCGTTATGCTTTCGAATTGGCGAAGGAAAGAAGGGGGCATGTGACGAGCGCAACGAAGTCGAACGGAATCGTTCATTCAATGCCATTCTGGGATGAAGTGTTCAAAGACGTTAAAGGAGATTATCCGGATGTGGAAACCGCTTCCTACCACATTGATGCACTCGCCGCATTTTTCGTTACCCGCCCGCAAGTTTTCGACGTGATCGTTGCCAGCAATTTGTTCGGTGACATTTTGACGGATATCGGCGGCGCGATCATGGGCAGCATTGGCATTGCTCCAGCTGCCAACATTAATGTGAACGGAAAGTATCCTTCGATGTTTGAACCGGTGCACGGTTCGGCGCCTGACATTTACGGGCAAGGCATCGCTAATCCGATTGGGCAAATTTGGACGGCGAAAATGATGCTTGATCATTTTGGCGAAGCGGAATTAGGAAACCACTTGCTCAACGTTATTGAACAAGTGTTGGAAAAAGGCGTCAAGACGAAGGACATCGGCGGGAATGCAACGACAAAAGAGGTTACACAAGCCATTTGCGAAGAAATCAAGGCGCTTTAA
- a CDS encoding mandelate racemase/muconate lactonizing enzyme family protein, with the protein MKIVEIIERAVPIQSSISNAYINFSKMTASVVAIVTDVIRDGKRVIGYGFHSNGRYAPSGLLHERFIPRLLEADEKDLLNEEGTNFDPHRIWDVLMTGEKPGGHGERSVAVGTLDMAVWDAVAKIENQPLYQLLAERYGDGKADEKVFVYAAGGYYEPGKGLRELQDEMRGYLDMGYSVVKMKIGNGLEEDLRRIEAVLEVVGDGRKLAVDVNGRFELAEAVEYARKLEPYHLFWYEEAGDPLDYALQAELANHYKNPMATGENLFSMQDARNLIRYGGMRRDRDYLQFDCALSYGLVEYMRILDMLREHDWSPRRCIPHGGHQLSLNIAAGLGLGGNESYPGVFQPFGGFADDYPVENGYVRLPDVPGVGFEAKANLAELLHSLAI; encoded by the coding sequence ATGAAAATCGTTGAAATTATAGAACGGGCCGTGCCGATTCAATCGAGCATTAGTAATGCGTATATCAATTTCAGCAAAATGACGGCGTCTGTCGTTGCTATCGTTACGGATGTGATTCGCGACGGAAAGCGAGTGATTGGCTATGGGTTCCATTCGAACGGACGGTATGCGCCGAGCGGGTTGCTGCATGAGCGCTTTATTCCGCGGCTGCTTGAAGCCGATGAAAAGGATCTATTGAATGAAGAAGGGACGAATTTCGATCCGCATCGCATATGGGATGTGTTGATGACCGGGGAAAAGCCCGGCGGTCACGGGGAAAGGTCCGTAGCCGTCGGTACCTTAGACATGGCTGTTTGGGATGCCGTCGCAAAAATTGAAAATCAACCGTTGTACCAACTGCTCGCCGAGCGGTATGGAGACGGAAAGGCTGATGAGAAAGTATTCGTATATGCTGCCGGCGGATACTACGAGCCAGGAAAAGGGTTGCGAGAACTTCAAGATGAAATGCGCGGCTACCTTGACATGGGTTATTCCGTTGTAAAGATGAAAATCGGCAACGGACTGGAAGAGGATTTGCGACGTATTGAAGCCGTGTTGGAAGTTGTCGGAGACGGCCGAAAATTGGCGGTTGACGTTAACGGCCGGTTTGAACTAGCTGAAGCCGTTGAATACGCCCGCAAGCTCGAACCTTACCATTTATTCTGGTACGAAGAAGCAGGTGATCCGTTGGATTATGCGTTGCAGGCAGAGCTGGCCAATCATTATAAAAACCCGATGGCAACTGGTGAGAATTTATTTTCGATGCAGGACGCACGAAATTTGATTCGTTACGGCGGCATGCGCAGAGATCGCGATTACTTGCAATTTGACTGCGCGTTAAGCTATGGGCTCGTCGAATACATGAGAATTTTGGACATGTTGAGAGAACATGATTGGTCACCGCGGCGCTGCATTCCGCACGGCGGGCATCAACTTTCATTGAATATTGCGGCAGGACTCGGTCTTGGCGGCAATGAATCGTACCCGGGTGTTTTCCAACCGTTTGGCGGGTTTGCTGATGACTATCCAGTTGAAAACGGCTATGTGCGCCTTCCTGATGTTCCTGGTGTAGGATTTGAGGCAAAAGCGAATTTGGCTGAACTGCTTCATTCGCTGGCTATATAA
- a CDS encoding TRAP transporter large permease subunit has protein sequence MSIPVMILFGLFVLLCILRVPVAVSLGLSSLIALLMSDFTMYTVIQKMFSQLSSFTLMAIPGFVLTGIIMSKGGISYHLIEALKAWVGHIRGGLAVVTILACMIFAAISGSSPATAAAIGSIMIPAMVKAGYGKRYSMGLVAAAGTLGILIPPSIPMIVYGVVSEQSITALFKAGIVPGIILTFVLVVSAIVYANMKKFGVVPKQTWKDRRQKTLKAIWGLLLPVLILGSIYGGVVTPSEAAFLACLYAFLVSLFIYREMTFQRLRDMLNESINITAMIYLIIASAVIFGMFLTIEQVPQTVATFINDNTSNKWVFLIAVNILFFILGMFLEPTSITLITLPIFLPILALFHIDLIYFAVIMTINMELGMITPPVGLNLFVVSGVAKEKIGAVVRGVVPFFFLMVAVLILIIIFPQLSLWLAK, from the coding sequence ATGAGTATTCCGGTCATGATTTTATTCGGTCTTTTCGTTCTGCTCTGTATTTTGCGTGTCCCGGTGGCGGTCAGTCTCGGATTGTCCAGTTTGATCGCTCTTCTTATGTCTGATTTCACGATGTATACCGTCATACAAAAAATGTTTTCCCAGTTAAGCTCCTTTACATTGATGGCGATCCCCGGCTTCGTTTTGACCGGCATCATCATGTCGAAGGGCGGCATATCTTATCATTTGATTGAAGCCTTGAAAGCTTGGGTCGGTCATATTCGCGGCGGTCTCGCCGTTGTAACCATCCTTGCCTGTATGATTTTCGCTGCGATTTCAGGATCGAGCCCGGCAACTGCTGCGGCGATTGGGAGCATTATGATTCCGGCGATGGTAAAAGCCGGTTACGGCAAACGATATTCGATGGGTCTCGTCGCTGCAGCGGGTACGCTTGGGATTTTGATTCCGCCTTCGATTCCGATGATCGTCTACGGCGTCGTGTCTGAGCAATCGATCACCGCACTATTTAAAGCTGGAATCGTTCCGGGGATCATTTTAACATTCGTCCTTGTCGTTTCAGCGATCGTATACGCCAATATGAAAAAATTCGGCGTTGTGCCGAAGCAAACATGGAAAGACCGCCGCCAAAAAACGTTGAAAGCGATTTGGGGACTGCTTCTTCCGGTGTTAATTCTTGGCAGCATTTACGGCGGGGTCGTGACGCCGAGTGAAGCGGCATTTCTCGCTTGTTTGTATGCGTTTCTCGTGTCGTTGTTCATTTATCGCGAGATGACATTTCAACGGTTGCGCGATATGTTGAACGAATCGATCAACATCACGGCGATGATTTATTTAATTATCGCGTCCGCTGTCATTTTCGGCATGTTCTTGACGATCGAACAAGTACCGCAAACGGTGGCGACGTTCATTAATGACAACACGTCGAACAAATGGGTGTTCTTAATCGCTGTTAACATTTTGTTCTTCATTCTTGGCATGTTCCTTGAACCGACGTCGATCACGTTGATTACGTTACCAATCTTCCTGCCGATTCTTGCCCTGTTTCACATCGATTTAATCTACTTCGCAGTCATCATGACGATCAACATGGAGCTCGGCATGATCACACCGCCGGTCGGCTTGAACTTGTTCGTCGTCAGCGGGGTGGCGAAAGAGAAGATTGGTGCTGTCGTTCGCGGCGTCGTTCCGTTTTTCTTTTTAATGGTGGCAGTGCTCATTCTTATAATCATCTTCCCGCAGTTGTCGCTCTGGCTTGCAAAATAA
- a CDS encoding DASS family sodium-coupled anion symporter, which translates to MKPIDEGHTVSFERLTRRNLLGMGLAFAAFFAVLIGLPAPFDGPAREMLAIVFFGILLWITEAIPMGLTSIFVLVLMLLFHPVSMEVVYSGFSSSAVFLIIGGMMLARAVNDTRLARRVTYLILGKWGGTAKGLLASILLIPQIQTFFIPAGAVRTTLLLPVALNVLDTIGAKPNSPLRKMILLAVAFGSTVSGTAVMTAAIGNILMVDIVNRILHVKVTYFQWFIYALPLWLLLIPGIWFVLLNSFSLSAEERKFPHVKMEIESKLKDYGPLNRDEKKCCGILILIVLLWVTEPLHGLDPSIPALIGVLLMTLPGIGCSDGSQVFKVNFGTVLLLGTTLSMGYALTESGAAREIGEWIAVPWVLSLLQHPMLAVPFIVIVTQIVHLFVANVATAVVALIPIYIGLAAEAGVDPLFLCITAAITCLHGYILAVETMPNVIVFDTGQVTQKDFFIPGLYATLMMAVAIVIVALTWWNWLGLI; encoded by the coding sequence ATGAAACCGATTGACGAAGGGCACACGGTGAGCTTCGAACGGCTGACAAGAAGAAATTTACTTGGGATGGGTCTTGCTTTTGCGGCATTTTTCGCTGTGCTGATCGGATTGCCCGCCCCGTTCGACGGTCCGGCGAGAGAAATGTTGGCGATCGTCTTTTTCGGCATTCTTTTATGGATCACAGAAGCGATTCCGATGGGGCTGACTTCAATATTTGTGCTTGTTTTGATGCTGCTCTTTCATCCCGTCTCGATGGAAGTCGTTTACAGCGGCTTTTCCTCTTCAGCCGTGTTTTTGATTATCGGAGGCATGATGCTCGCGAGAGCCGTTAATGACACGAGATTGGCTCGGCGGGTGACTTATCTTATTTTAGGAAAGTGGGGCGGTACAGCGAAAGGACTGCTTGCCAGCATATTGCTCATTCCGCAAATTCAAACGTTTTTTATCCCGGCGGGTGCTGTTCGAACAACCTTGCTGCTGCCGGTAGCTTTAAATGTGCTCGATACGATTGGGGCAAAACCTAACAGTCCGCTTAGAAAAATGATTTTGCTTGCGGTGGCTTTTGGTTCGACGGTCAGCGGAACAGCAGTCATGACCGCGGCGATCGGGAATATTTTAATGGTCGATATCGTCAATCGCATTCTTCACGTCAAGGTTACTTATTTTCAATGGTTTATATATGCGTTGCCGCTCTGGTTGCTTCTTATTCCCGGCATATGGTTCGTTTTATTAAACAGCTTTTCATTGAGTGCGGAAGAACGTAAATTTCCTCACGTAAAAATGGAAATTGAAAGCAAACTGAAAGACTATGGACCGTTGAATCGTGATGAAAAGAAGTGTTGCGGCATCCTCATTTTGATCGTGCTGCTCTGGGTGACGGAACCGCTCCACGGGTTGGATCCGAGCATCCCCGCATTGATCGGTGTGCTTTTGATGACCTTGCCGGGCATCGGCTGTTCTGACGGTTCACAAGTATTTAAAGTGAATTTCGGGACCGTCCTGCTGTTAGGGACAACGTTATCGATGGGCTATGCGTTGACGGAATCAGGGGCTGCGCGAGAAATCGGGGAATGGATCGCTGTTCCTTGGGTTTTGTCGCTGCTTCAGCATCCGATGTTAGCCGTTCCGTTTATTGTCATCGTAACGCAAATTGTCCATTTGTTTGTCGCGAACGTGGCCACTGCCGTTGTTGCGTTAATTCCGATTTACATTGGACTAGCTGCAGAAGCCGGGGTCGATCCGCTCTTTCTTTGCATTACCGCGGCGATTACATGCCTTCACGGTTACATCCTGGCGGTTGAAACGATGCCGAACGTCATTGTTTTCGATACGGGACAAGTGACCCAGAAAGATTTTTTCATACCCGGCCTTTATGCGACGCTGATGATGGCGGTTGCTATTGTCATCGTGGCGCTCACCTGGTGGAACTGGCTCGGATTGATTTAG